The segment GAGAATGTGTTTTTCAATGTCCATTCATGGTTTTTAAACATTAAATTGGAAGGAACACCCAGGACCGATCTGGTCCGTTTTGGGGATTTTCAAAAATGGCGGTGACGGTACTTCCGGTCACGTCACGTGACCGGAGTCTTTCTGTTGGCGGGAACCAGTGATTAGAACGGTCAGGTGACCGGAAACTACACTGGGAACCTTACCATTGCAAACCACAAGGCGGAACCAACCTCTTAGAGAATTTGTGGAAAAGAATGGGGGTGCGCACAGCACTTCCGGTTacgatatttttatattttatggtttttttatttaatatatacatTTTAAATTGCGATTTTTGCCTGAATGGGTACACCATACAGTACAGAATAGAGTGTCCTTTTTAGATTAGGATATAGGATGATTAtaacatgtatgtatgcatattgAATTGTAaatgggagtggctcctcccagtatttgggagtatcaatctataagggtataaatagctgggaagaggagccagaaggacatgccttgaaaaagatccacggatcgaaacgcgttggctgacttgTGACATCCTGGTGGCTGATTAcctggacgaggagaggacgaggtgcccattgcttggagctgaccgttcccggggacgttggCAACATCAATACAGCGACAAATTTTGGTGCACTTACAaaaccccaaatctggtaggaagccaccctcatacttTGCTTGGATATGAGAATCTTGTTCTATGTGATGAAAATTCTATGCCTGGATTTTATCATCTGATTTTTCTTTGAACCTTTTTTTGAATCAttaaacagaattttttttatcaTAAACATTTCTTGTCATTACATTCCACAATTTCCGATAAAGAATTGTGGCCTAAACTGTTAAAAGGTTAATGCACTAGAGTGTTTTCTTTGACCTCTCTCTTACATGTATCACCTCTGAATGAATATACACCCCGTTTGACAGCACAAGGGGGTATAAAGAAGGTGTACCATTGGGAGAAAAATACCCGATCTAAGATAAGTAAAGATCCACCCCTCTCTGTTTGTTTTGCTTAAACTAGGGGGAGCGCAGGATAGAGGACACTTAGAAATTTCAATAGTATTAGGTATTCTTTCTAGGGATGAGGGTAACATCCCACCTCTGAGTGTCCACTAACCCGCAGCTCGATAGCGCAATTTTTTTCTGGTGTAAAATTTTTTGTGAATCTGATGaaggtgtgtgtttttgttttagcGGCCGTTTGAAGCTGAAAATATCCAGACTTTTCCTCTTTGACCAATTACAAAGTACACTGTATACACAATGCAATTGTCAATATACATTTTATTCTGGGGTTTTATTATGACCATCTATTGCATTGGAATACTGAAAATGAAAAAATAAtcatttataatcaccttcagtgaAGGTGTCATTATGGGAATTGCAGAACGTCATTAGAACAATGAGTTAGACTATGAATATGGCAGAACTTGAGTAGAACACAAAGAGAATGAGAATTATGGCTCAGTGATGATACATTGGGGGAACAGGTCTGTGGGCTGCGCTCTGTGCACTATTGTACCCTGACAGCTTCTCATtattgttacatttcagcttccaagCACTAAAGGAGTATCTGAGTAACATCTTCCAGCAGCTAATTTACGGAGTAGTGCAAGATGACATCGAGGCACTACTGCAGCAACATCTACCCAAGCGAGGTAATTATACTTATTTCTTCTACGAAGTTGTCACTGCCAGGCATGTCTTAAACTGAGGCAGCCAACACTTGCACTGCGCACTTGTCTTACTACAACTGTCAGTAATAATTCTGTATAGTTACTAATTTACATACCACATTACTGCAGAGGGTCAGGCAGCCACCAGGGGAGCCCTCAGTTGTGTTCTATAAAACTATCACTTCAGTCCCTGCACCACTGGAGCTTACAGTAATGTTTTatcactcacacaaatacacaggatctaccagtatgtttttgtcaGCGTATGCTGATACTTGTAGTTTAGGAGGGATGTTTAGTTCTGTCAGGCAAGATACAATAGCTCATATGGCATGCAGTACCCTGAGCACCTCAAGGGGGAGTATTacacttacagtacatacagtatacacaccctACTGTACAGAGATTATGCCTGTCCACCTCAGATCCACCACTCCAGGCATTATGTGCGTGTTTCTGCACATGTACAATGTAGAACAGCATATTCTTACCATGGGCTTGTGTCCAACCCTCAGTAGGGCCCATGGCGCCACCAAATCAGTAACACTTGATATTAGGACAGTGTTTTATATTACACATGGTGACATCACTCCTGCTTTATTATAGCTTCATAACTAAGTCTAGAATAGTCATTGTTTTTTGTAGTTCTGTACTTACATTTTCTCATAATTTCTTTCATGGTCAACAGCTGACAGATACCTGGAACTGGACGATGAGGATGATGAACCCCGTGGAAAAGATCACTACCATGTGGAACACGAGATGGGACATCATCAGAGAGACCACCGCCAGAAACAACATGTGGCAGAGCGTTATAACATCGTACGCAACGGGAGAAAGGACCCCAGGCAAATGAAGAAACAACAAAAACCATCCATAAAGAAGATCATTAAGAAGCCCATCCAGAAACTGAATGTAAAAAAATTTGTGCCGAAAGCACCCAAAATCGTCCAGAAACTGAAGGTGCCCAAATTCATCAAAAAAATTAGGCGCTAAAAATCACCATTCAGGAGGGACGGCATTAACACCCTGTCCTGTGGTGATTTTCTGGATGAAGGCTGTTTCTGGCTTCAGAGGCTCGATGGTGCCTATTCCATTCTACTGGCCGGTCCTGCCTTGGATGCTGTGGGCACTGACCATCGTGCCGCAGACTGCAAACATCTTGGAGGCCTCCTGCTGGTCTCTCTGTCATTCCTGGTTCTGCCGCTGACACCGCACTCTAGTGCTGGGCTACGTGGAGCTGGTCTCTGCTGTGGCTTCTTATCCATTCTGAGTGCTGGTGGTTAACAACAAAAATTTGCCTAAATTAATAAAGATCTTCTTGGGCACTTTTGTGTATTTGTAAATTGAAAACATACTTTAAGGTATTGGAAAACAGCACACAAGGGCATCAAGCATTGAGCTAGGAAAGGATTAA is part of the Pseudophryne corroboree isolate aPseCor3 chromosome 11, aPseCor3.hap2, whole genome shotgun sequence genome and harbors:
- the LOC134968598 gene encoding uncharacterized protein LOC134968598 isoform X2, encoding MSAGGIAAAVRGSVEAPLAHAAQSRSFNWHQVTLDWKTVGTIIGFLGLVILAGICLCCTAYFQALKEYLSNIFQQLIYGVVQDDIEALLQQHLPKRADRYLELDDEDDEPRGKDHYHVEHEMGHHQRDHRQKQHVAERYNIVRNGRKDPRQMKKQQKPSIKKIIKKPIQKLNVKKFVPKAPKIVQKLKVPKFIKKIRR
- the LOC134968598 gene encoding uncharacterized protein LOC134968598 isoform X1, with product MMKIILFAIFLMVSLLTMGTQGRPIYPSKGSVEAPLAHAAQSRSFNWHQVTLDWKTVGTIIGFLGLVILAGICLCCTAYFQALKEYLSNIFQQLIYGVVQDDIEALLQQHLPKRADRYLELDDEDDEPRGKDHYHVEHEMGHHQRDHRQKQHVAERYNIVRNGRKDPRQMKKQQKPSIKKIIKKPIQKLNVKKFVPKAPKIVQKLKVPKFIKKIRR